From a region of the Pectobacterium aquaticum genome:
- a CDS encoding GlxA family transcriptional regulator has protein sequence MSSIRVAVLAFNGVSLFHLSVPGLVFGTVKTVQNEPQYEVNYCAEVPGMIESDQGIVITVLHGLELMRESDVIVIPAWGNPAVVASTQLMEALQLAHTQGKLIVGLCLGAFVLGDAGLLDDREATTHWIARDIFAQRFPKARFRPEVLYASTDNIMTSAGTLAAIDCCLHLVMQRYGAETANRTAKLLVTPPHRQGGQAQYVEHSVPRLATEAHLSDVLTWARQNLASELSLDLLAERAKMSRRTFTRRFRESTGSTVTKWLNAERVVRAQELLETTDLPIECIAGEAGFGTPLSLRQQFSAQLGTSPSDYRRMFFRKMNPNVETKSLERSAKSSVPSTGRVEYKK, from the coding sequence ATGTCTTCTATACGTGTTGCGGTGCTCGCCTTCAATGGTGTAAGCCTGTTCCATCTCTCCGTGCCTGGGCTGGTATTTGGAACCGTTAAAACCGTGCAGAATGAGCCTCAGTACGAGGTCAACTACTGCGCTGAAGTACCGGGCATGATAGAGAGCGACCAGGGCATCGTTATAACCGTTCTGCACGGGCTTGAGCTCATGCGGGAATCTGATGTCATCGTCATTCCGGCCTGGGGCAATCCTGCGGTTGTGGCATCAACACAACTGATGGAAGCACTTCAACTCGCCCATACCCAAGGCAAGCTGATTGTGGGTTTATGTTTAGGTGCGTTTGTGCTCGGCGATGCCGGTTTACTTGATGATAGAGAGGCGACTACGCACTGGATCGCGCGCGATATTTTTGCACAACGATTCCCGAAGGCTCGTTTTCGGCCCGAGGTGCTATACGCCAGTACCGACAACATCATGACTTCTGCGGGAACCCTGGCAGCGATTGACTGTTGTTTGCATTTAGTGATGCAGCGGTATGGCGCTGAAACGGCAAATCGCACGGCAAAGCTCCTTGTGACCCCTCCACATCGGCAGGGGGGACAAGCGCAATATGTTGAACACTCGGTCCCCCGGCTTGCTACCGAGGCCCATCTGTCGGATGTGTTGACATGGGCGAGACAGAATCTGGCCAGCGAGCTTTCGCTTGATCTCCTTGCTGAAAGGGCAAAGATGAGCAGGCGAACGTTTACTCGTCGCTTCCGCGAGTCCACGGGGAGTACGGTAACTAAATGGCTAAACGCTGAGCGAGTTGTCAGAGCGCAAGAGCTATTGGAAACGACTGATTTGCCTATTGAATGTATTGCGGGTGAAGCAGGTTTTGGAACCCCCTTATCTTTAAGGCAGCAATTTAGCGCTCAGCTAGGCACGTCGCCCTCTGACTATCGGCGGATGTTCTTTCGTAAAATGAATCCAAATGTGGAGACGAAAAGCCTTGAACGCTCTGCCAAGTCGTCTGTGCCGTCTACGGGTCGAGTCGAATACAAGAAGTGA
- a CDS encoding MBL fold metallo-hydrolase, with amino-acid sequence MKFKTLPLVLCIAFGTVAAPVLAGENDTQASAATHKVEMQQIRNATVKITYAGTTFLIDPMLAKKGAYPGFEGTYRSHLRNPLVDLPESADNVISGVDAVIVTHTHLDHWDDAAQKALPKDIPLFAQHEADAQLIRSQGFKNVRVLTDEAEFGGVKITKTGGQHGTDAMYAVPGPAKLLGEAMGVVFQAKGYKTLYLAGDTVWRKEVDQAIDTYHPDVIVLNAGKAKLTGFEGSIIMGEEDVLRASQAAKNAKIVAVHMDAVNHMSLTREELRAYVKKQGIESRVDIPEDGASLAF; translated from the coding sequence ATGAAATTCAAAACGCTTCCCCTCGTACTCTGCATCGCTTTTGGCACAGTCGCCGCACCTGTGTTGGCAGGAGAAAACGATACCCAAGCCTCCGCTGCAACGCATAAAGTAGAAATGCAGCAGATTCGGAATGCAACAGTGAAAATCACTTACGCAGGCACGACCTTCTTGATCGATCCGATGCTAGCTAAAAAGGGCGCTTACCCTGGGTTTGAAGGTACCTATCGCAGTCACCTCCGCAATCCGCTGGTGGATTTACCCGAATCAGCAGATAACGTCATCTCCGGTGTTGATGCCGTCATCGTGACTCATACCCATCTTGACCACTGGGACGATGCGGCACAAAAAGCATTACCTAAAGATATACCACTGTTTGCGCAGCATGAGGCCGATGCACAATTGATCCGCTCTCAGGGTTTCAAAAACGTACGCGTACTGACTGATGAAGCTGAATTCGGCGGCGTCAAGATCACCAAGACCGGTGGTCAGCATGGCACAGACGCAATGTACGCTGTTCCCGGCCCTGCAAAGCTTCTTGGTGAAGCCATGGGCGTCGTTTTTCAAGCAAAAGGCTATAAGACCCTTTACTTGGCTGGAGATACTGTCTGGCGTAAAGAGGTAGACCAAGCCATTGATACATACCACCCCGACGTCATCGTACTCAACGCCGGCAAAGCGAAACTGACCGGCTTCGAAGGGTCGATCATCATGGGAGAAGAAGATGTGCTGCGCGCATCACAGGCTGCGAAAAACGCGAAAATCGTCGCGGTGCACATGGATGCAGTTAATCACATGTCCTTGACCCGTGAAGAATTACGGGCTTATGTCAAGAAGCAAGGTATTGAGAGCCGCGTTGATATCCCAGAAGATGGCGCTTCATTGGCGTTTTGA
- a CDS encoding cysteine hydrolase family protein, with product MKRGLVVVDLQNEYLPTGKLPLSGIEAAVANASRVITHARHTDIPVFHIRHEADSNDAGIFLKGSDGAQIQSAVAPDGKEPVIVKKYINAFRETDLKKQLDAFNIQDIVVVGAMSHMCIDAVVRAAVDMGYPVTVLHDACATLDLTFNGVTVPAAQTHAAMMAAFEFGYATVKSVEDYLSA from the coding sequence ATGAAACGAGGCCTTGTAGTCGTTGATCTGCAAAACGAGTATCTGCCCACTGGAAAATTGCCGTTGTCCGGTATCGAAGCCGCTGTAGCGAATGCTAGCAGGGTAATTACCCATGCACGACATACTGATATTCCCGTTTTCCACATACGCCACGAAGCTGATAGCAACGATGCCGGGATATTTCTCAAGGGATCCGACGGTGCCCAGATTCAATCAGCCGTCGCGCCAGATGGCAAAGAACCCGTCATCGTCAAAAAATACATCAACGCCTTCCGAGAAACGGATCTCAAGAAGCAGTTAGATGCTTTCAATATTCAAGATATCGTCGTCGTAGGAGCAATGAGCCACATGTGCATCGACGCTGTAGTCCGTGCGGCAGTGGACATGGGTTATCCGGTTACTGTGCTACATGACGCCTGCGCCACCTTGGATCTTACGTTTAATGGCGTGACCGTGCCTGCCGCTCAAACACATGCGGCGATGATGGCCGCGTTTGAGTTCGGCTACGCTACCGTTAAGTCTGTGGAGGACTACCTCTCGGCATAA
- a CDS encoding Hcp family type VI secretion system effector — protein MASIIYLKINGERQGLISAGASSVDSIGNKYQSGHEDEIFIYELMNQFTRLENVSLHPVDIRKPIDKSTPLLAQALNDKEKLNCEFLLYRTSSLGGHEVFFKISLKDAIVNDIRYFYPHSLTDNDGQPQENVSFKFSSITLEHVISRTSSYMLWSDSIY, from the coding sequence ATGGCTAGTATTATCTATTTAAAAATTAACGGTGAGAGACAAGGCCTCATATCGGCAGGCGCATCCTCGGTAGATTCTATTGGTAATAAATATCAATCAGGGCATGAGGATGAAATTTTCATATATGAGTTAATGAATCAATTTACGCGACTTGAAAATGTATCTCTTCATCCTGTTGATATAAGAAAACCAATAGATAAATCCACACCGCTTTTAGCTCAGGCTTTGAATGATAAAGAAAAATTAAATTGCGAATTTTTATTGTATAGAACGTCATCCTTGGGTGGGCATGAAGTTTTTTTTAAAATATCTTTAAAAGATGCGATTGTTAACGATATTCGTTATTTTTATCCCCACTCATTGACGGATAATGATGGTCAACCTCAGGAAAATGTATCATTTAAATTTTCATCAATAACATTGGAGCATGTTATTTCTCGAACGAGTAGTTATATGCTATGGAGTGATTCAATTTATTAA
- the acrD gene encoding multidrug efflux RND transporter permease AcrD, translated as MANFFVDRPIFAWVLAILLSLCGMLAIKSLPLEQYPDLAPPSVRITASYPGASAQTLENTVTQVIEQSMTGLDNLMYMSSDSSNTGQARVMLTFEAGTDPDEARQQVQNQLQSATRKLPQEVQQQGVTVSKTGDTNILMVAFVSTDGSMDKQDIADYVATNIQEPISRISGVGEVSAYGSQYAMRIWLDPVKLMDYALTTSDVVRAIESQNSQVSVGQVGGVPSVDNQALNATINAQSLLETPQQFRDITLRVNQDGSAVTLGNVAEVELGAERYDFLSRFNGQSASGLGVTLASGANELETDKRVRERIEELSQYFPHGLEAKIAFETSPFVKASITDVVKTLFEAVLLVFLVMYLFLQNFRATLIPTIAVPVVLLGTFAVLYAFGFSLNTLTMFAMVLAIGLLVDDAIVVVENVERVMSEEGLSPRDATRKSMGQVQGALVGIALVLSAVFVPMAFFGGTTGAIYRQFSITIVTSMILSVLVAMTLTPALCATLLKPLAKGQHHGRKGFFGWFNQSFTRTSLKYERGVGKILISSGRWLLLYMGIIGIMAFLFFRLPTSFLPQEDRGVFTTQVQLPPGSTQQQTLQVVNKVEQYYLTQEKDTVTSVFSTIGSGPGGNGQNVARLFVRLKDWNERTTPESSSFAVIERATKAFRKIQEARVFASSPPSINGLGSAAGFGMQLQDRGGLGHDALMAARDRLLNMADSNPELTRVRHNGLDDSAQLRIHIDQRKAQALGVSVDDINSTLKTGWGSTYVNDFLDRGRVKKVYVQAAATFRMLPDDISKWYVRNNSGGMVPFSAFAQTVWETGSPRLERYNGYSSLEIVGEATPGVSTGTAMDIMESLVAQLPEGFGLQWTGMSLQERLSGAQAPALYAISLLVVFLCLAALYESWTVPFSVMLVVPMGVLGALVATWARGLENDVYFQVGLLTVVGLSAKNAILIVEFTNEMNQKGKDLVEATLEASRQRLRPILMTSLAFIFGVLPMATSSGAGSASQHAVGTGVIGGMLAATFLAIFFVPLFFVVVRRRFPPKEKA; from the coding sequence ATGGCGAACTTTTTTGTCGACCGTCCCATTTTTGCGTGGGTGCTGGCTATCCTTCTCAGCCTGTGCGGTATGTTGGCCATCAAGTCATTGCCGCTGGAACAGTATCCCGATCTGGCACCGCCCAGCGTGCGGATCACGGCGAGCTACCCCGGTGCATCGGCGCAGACGCTGGAAAACACCGTTACACAGGTTATCGAACAGAGCATGACCGGGCTGGATAACCTGATGTACATGTCCTCGGACAGCAGCAATACCGGGCAAGCCAGAGTCATGCTGACCTTCGAGGCAGGCACCGATCCCGATGAAGCCCGCCAGCAGGTGCAAAACCAGCTTCAGTCCGCCACCCGCAAGCTGCCGCAGGAAGTCCAGCAGCAGGGCGTCACCGTCAGTAAAACTGGCGATACCAATATCCTGATGGTCGCGTTTGTCTCTACCGATGGCAGTATGGACAAACAGGATATCGCCGATTATGTCGCCACCAATATTCAGGAGCCGATCAGCCGCATCAGCGGGGTGGGCGAGGTTTCTGCCTATGGATCGCAGTATGCGATGCGCATCTGGCTGGATCCGGTCAAACTGATGGATTATGCGCTGACCACCAGCGACGTGGTACGGGCCATCGAATCGCAGAACAGTCAGGTCTCGGTAGGGCAGGTTGGCGGTGTACCGTCGGTGGATAATCAGGCGCTGAACGCTACGATCAACGCACAATCGCTGTTAGAGACGCCACAGCAGTTTCGTGATATCACGCTGCGCGTCAATCAAGACGGCTCTGCCGTGACGCTCGGCAATGTCGCAGAAGTCGAGCTTGGTGCCGAACGCTACGATTTTCTCAGCCGTTTCAACGGTCAGTCCGCCTCCGGTCTGGGGGTGACGCTGGCGTCTGGCGCGAATGAGCTGGAAACGGATAAGCGCGTCAGAGAACGTATCGAGGAGCTGTCGCAGTACTTCCCGCACGGGCTAGAAGCCAAAATTGCCTTCGAAACCTCCCCCTTTGTAAAAGCTTCGATTACCGATGTGGTGAAAACCCTGTTTGAAGCGGTGCTGCTGGTCTTTCTGGTGATGTACCTGTTCTTGCAGAATTTCCGCGCCACCCTGATTCCCACGATTGCGGTGCCGGTGGTGTTGCTCGGCACGTTTGCCGTGCTGTATGCCTTCGGCTTTAGCCTGAACACCCTGACGATGTTCGCGATGGTGCTGGCGATTGGCCTGCTGGTTGACGATGCTATTGTAGTGGTGGAAAACGTAGAGCGGGTAATGAGCGAGGAAGGGCTCTCGCCACGGGATGCGACGCGAAAATCGATGGGGCAGGTGCAAGGGGCGTTGGTCGGGATCGCGCTGGTGCTGTCCGCCGTGTTTGTGCCGATGGCCTTCTTTGGCGGCACCACGGGAGCGATCTACCGTCAGTTCTCCATCACGATTGTGACCTCAATGATCCTGTCAGTGCTGGTGGCGATGACGCTGACGCCTGCGCTGTGTGCGACGCTGCTCAAACCGCTCGCCAAGGGCCAACACCACGGCCGCAAAGGGTTCTTCGGCTGGTTTAACCAGAGCTTTACCCGCACGTCGCTGAAGTATGAACGCGGTGTCGGCAAGATATTAATCAGCAGCGGGCGCTGGCTGCTGCTGTATATGGGCATCATCGGGATTATGGCCTTTCTGTTTTTCCGGCTGCCGACCTCGTTTTTGCCGCAGGAAGATCGGGGCGTGTTCACGACACAAGTACAGCTCCCACCGGGCTCGACGCAGCAGCAGACCTTACAGGTGGTCAACAAGGTCGAGCAGTACTATCTCACGCAGGAAAAAGATACCGTGACGTCTGTGTTTTCCACCATCGGCTCGGGGCCGGGTGGAAATGGGCAGAACGTCGCGCGGCTGTTTGTGCGCCTTAAAGACTGGAATGAACGCACGACGCCGGAGAGCAGCTCGTTTGCCGTGATCGAACGCGCGACCAAAGCCTTCCGCAAGATTCAGGAAGCGCGCGTGTTCGCCAGCAGCCCGCCATCGATTAACGGGCTGGGGAGTGCCGCGGGTTTCGGTATGCAGCTACAGGATCGCGGTGGGCTTGGGCACGACGCGCTGATGGCAGCGCGGGATCGGCTATTAAACATGGCCGACAGCAATCCCGAACTGACGCGCGTGCGCCACAACGGTCTGGATGATAGCGCACAGCTGCGGATTCATATCGATCAGCGCAAAGCACAGGCGCTGGGCGTGTCGGTGGATGACATTAACAGCACGCTGAAAACGGGTTGGGGATCGACCTATGTGAATGACTTCCTTGACCGTGGTCGTGTGAAAAAAGTTTACGTTCAGGCGGCGGCGACGTTCCGCATGCTGCCGGACGACATCAGTAAATGGTATGTGCGTAACAACAGCGGTGGCATGGTGCCGTTCAGCGCCTTTGCACAAACCGTCTGGGAAACCGGATCGCCGCGCCTTGAGCGTTACAACGGTTATTCCTCGCTGGAAATTGTCGGCGAGGCGACGCCGGGCGTCAGTACCGGTACGGCGATGGATATCATGGAGTCGCTGGTGGCGCAATTGCCGGAAGGCTTTGGATTACAGTGGACGGGCATGTCGTTGCAGGAGCGTCTGAGCGGGGCGCAGGCACCGGCGCTGTATGCGATTTCCCTGCTGGTGGTGTTTCTGTGTCTGGCCGCGCTGTATGAAAGCTGGACGGTGCCGTTCTCCGTCATGCTGGTGGTGCCGATGGGCGTGCTGGGGGCGCTGGTAGCGACCTGGGCACGCGGTCTGGAAAACGATGTCTATTTTCAGGTTGGGCTACTGACGGTCGTCGGGCTATCGGCGAAGAACGCCATCCTGATCGTGGAATTCACCAACGAGATGAACCAAAAAGGGAAGGACTTGGTTGAGGCCACGCTGGAAGCCTCCCGTCAGCGCCTGCGGCCGATCTTGATGACGTCACTGGCATTTATCTTCGGCGTCCTGCCGATGGCGACCAGCAGCGGTGCAGGTTCGGCGAGTCAGCATGCTGTGGGAACGGGCGTGATCGGTGGCATGTTAGCCGCGACCTTCCTCGCCATCTTCTTCGTGCCGCTGTTCTTTGTCGTCGTGCGCCGCCGCTTTCCGCCGAAGGAGAAGGCATGA